The Ziziphus jujuba cultivar Dongzao chromosome 5, ASM3175591v1 genome segment ATATAATTTGTTGTAATAGCCGTTGGAGGACATCCCAAGTGCCGACAGCAGATATCTACGACTTTCACCAGGATTTTGCAGCGAGTACGTGATGTAATAAAATCCTGGACCATATTTAGcgtttttaaattaatcaacGTATGATCCTACACTGGTATAAAAAGAAAGaacgaaagagaaaaaaagtgtGACAGAGATAAAAGTCCACTGGAAGTACCATTTTTGGCTTTGGAATCTTGAAGTTTCGCAGTGACTCCTGGGGGTCTTTGCCAGCTCCTATCTAATCCGCTTACCTATGAAGagattttaatttcatatatgtatagattaagatatatatatatatatatatatatatatatatgttatatgtaaTGCATGtatgagaaagagaaagagaaagagaaaggcaCACACCAGAGTCTCGGCAAACTCTTCAACTTTGCCAAAAGATTCCATCTTTGTAAAATCAGGGCCTATCCCAGTGATGACAACGCTAACTGAAGCCAAACCCCACCCAACCATTAttcaaatgaattaatattaatatgtaaTGGCAATCGTAATACGTATCTAAAATTTatagcaataaaaataaaataaaaaaaaaatgtacctaCCATTAGAGCTAGAAGCCTCTCCTGGGTAGAAAGCGGTTACGGATTTAAATCCATTTGGCTCTCCAGTCCCTACTTTCCAGTCTGCACTCCAAATTGAAACACATGGATTAATGTTAAGATTAAATAAGAATAGAACTGCAATTAACAAAGTTGCAAATCAAATAGAAGTACACCTTTGGGAATCAATATCTTGAACTTGTTCACATCATCAGTGTAGAGACGGAAACCCTCAGGCACCGCATCTGAAACTTGATAAATGCATTTCGCATTAGTAATACTACTTAAATTAGATTTTTGAGATTTGAGATTTGAGTATTAAGAGAGACCAAAAAAAGACGCACTAGTATTGTTGTTGCTATTGTTGTTGTCCACCGACGCTGCCGACGCATCCCAAACAATTGCCGGAAAACAAGATGCAGCAGCAAACAATGTGGTCGTCCCAATCAAAATTTGTCTTCTTCGAGCTCCTCCGCATTCTTCCTCTTGTTGTTGTTGAATATTACTATTGCCAAAACTGATGAGGAATCGGAATAGGAATTCAATTCAGCAAAACTATATTAGAAGGGAGCATCATCTCCAAATCTATTAACCTAAACAtcaagcagaagaagaagaagaattgatGAGGAGCACAGACCATGATTGTTTCTTATGCTGGCTGTTGTTGCTGCGAAGAAGCGTGCTGAGTCTGAATCTGGATGAAGTAGTTTCTGCAGAAATTGTAAAATAATctgaaattaaattcaaatggaTTAGATCAGGTGGGGATAAGGTATCGTATACCACACCACACCTAGTCTTAAAGTGTTGCATAAAACTGACGGGTGGCTCATGGAATTGGGACGTCTCGCTGACGTCGGAGGACCAGGAGCACACCAACACCCAACACACgccatgtctttttttttttagattgcCTTCTCTCTGTTTCTGCTT includes the following:
- the LOC107419831 gene encoding psbP domain-containing protein 3, chloroplastic isoform X2 — protein: MACVGCWCAPGPPTSARRPNSMSHPSVLCNTLRLETTSSRFRLSTLLRSNNSQHKKQSCFGNSNIQQQQEEECGGARRRQILIGTTTLFAAASCFPAIVWDASAASVDNNNSNNNTNAVPEGFRLYTDDVNKFKILIPKDWKVGTGEPNGFKSVTAFYPGEASSSNVSVVITGIGPDFTKMESFGKVEEFAETLVSGLDRSWQRPPGVTAKLQDSKAKNGFYYITYSLQNPGESRRYLLSALGMSSNGYYNKLYTVTGQFVEEESEKYSTQIEKAVTSFRFL
- the LOC107419831 gene encoding psbP domain-containing protein 3, chloroplastic isoform X1, which codes for MACVGCWCAPGPPTSARRPNSMSHPSVLCNTLRLETTSSRFRLSTLLRSNNSQHKKQSCFGNSNIQQQQEEECGGARRRQILIGTTTLFAAASCFPAIVWDASAASVDNNNSNNNTISDAVPEGFRLYTDDVNKFKILIPKDWKVGTGEPNGFKSVTAFYPGEASSSNVSVVITGIGPDFTKMESFGKVEEFAETLVSGLDRSWQRPPGVTAKLQDSKAKNGFYYITYSLQNPGESRRYLLSALGMSSNGYYNKLYTVTGQFVEEESEKYSTQIEKAVTSFRFL